A stretch of Corvus hawaiiensis isolate bCorHaw1 chromosome 8, bCorHaw1.pri.cur, whole genome shotgun sequence DNA encodes these proteins:
- the SLC16A9 gene encoding monocarboxylate transporter 9: MVFRKPPDGGWGWVIVVVSFFTQFLCYGSPLAVGVLYLEWLDAFGEGKGKTAWVGSLANGIGLLASPVCSICVSSFGARPVAIFSGFMVAGGLMMSSFAPNIYFLYVSYGIVVGLGCGLLYTATVTITCQYFDKRRGLALGLISTGSSVGLFIYAALQRELIELYGLDGCLLIVGALSLNILACGSLMRPLESSSSPPPEKMCVDKVPDQYFVYHEKEKTVEENISILEKGYIDEKCVNNVPDCKQESILSKNVLSSINVNEKDTYKKKVVEQTNFCKQLAKRKWQLYLTYWKETMVLFKNKVFSALFVAILLFDIGGFPPSLLMEDVARSANISEDDYFMPLISIIGIMTTVGKLILGILADFKWVNTLYLYVTTLLMTGVALFAIPFAKSYLTLAMLSGILGFLTGNWSIFPYVTTKTVGIEKLTHAYGILMFFAGLGNSLGPPIVGWFYDWTQEYDTAFYFSGFCVLLGGFLLLLAALPCWNACTNQGSKLPPNTYSYKVASNA, encoded by the exons ATGGTATTTCGGAAGCCACCAGATGGTGGTTGGGGCTGGGTGATTGTTGTCGTTTCCTTCTTCACCCAGTTCCTGTGTTATGGATCACCGCTGGCGGTGGGAGTCTTGTATTTGGAGTGGCTGGATGCttttggagaagggaaaggcaaGACTGCTTGGGTTGGATCGCTAGCAAATGGAATTGGATTGCTTGCCA GTCCTGTCTGCAGTATATGTGTATCATCTTTTGGAGCAAGACCAGTAGCTATCTTCAGTGGCTTTATGGTGGCTGGAGGTCTCATGATGAGCAGTTTTGCACCTAACATATACTTTCTTTATGTTTCATATGGAATAGTTGTTG GTCTTGGATGTGGCCTTTTGTATACTGCAACAGTTACCATCACGTGCCAGTATTTTGACAAACGCAGAGGCCTTGCACTTGGTCTGATTTCAACAG gaTCAAGTGTTGGACTCTTTATATATGCAGCGTTGCAAAGAGAGCTCATCGAGCTGTATGGACTGGATGGGTGCCTGCTAATAGTCGGTGCCCTGTCTCTAAATATATTAGCATGTGGCAGCCTAATGAGACCTTTGGAATCATCCAGTTCTCCTCCACCAGAGAAAATGTGTGTAGATAAAGTCCCAGACCAATATTTTGTTTaccatgaaaaggaaaagactgTTGAAGAAAACATTAGCATCCTTGAAAAGGGCTATATTGATGAAAAATGTGTGAACAATGTGCCTGATTGCAAACAGGAGAGCATTTTGAGTAAGAATGTATTGAGCTCAATAAACGTAAATGAGAAAGACACTTACAAAAAGAAAGTTGTGGAACAGACAAACTTCTGCAAGCAACTCGCCAAAAGGAAGTGGCAGCTCTATTTGACCTACTGGAAGGAGACCATGGTTCTTTTCAAGAACAAAGTATTTTCAGCTCTCTTTGTTGCCATCTTGCTCTTTGATATAGGTGGatttcctccttctctgctCATGGAAGATGTAGCAAGAAGTGCAAACATCAGTGAAGATGACTATTTTATGCCCCTTATTTCCATTATTGGCATTATGACGACTGTTGGCAAACTTATTTTAGGAATACTGGCAGATTTTAAGTGGGTTAACACTTTATATCTCTATGTAACTACCTTATTAATGACAGGAGTGGCCTTGTTTGCAATTCCATTTGCCAAAAGTTACCTTACCTTAGCGATGCTTTCTGGGATTTTGGGTTTTCTAACTGGGAACTGGTCAATTTTTCCATATGTAACAACAAAGACTGTGGGGATTGAGAAACTGACTCATGCCTATGGGATATTGATGTTCTTCGCTGGACTTGGGAATAGCCTCGGACCACCAATTGTAG GCTGGTTTTACGACTGGACGCAGGAGTACGACACTGCTTTCTACTTCAGTGGCTTTTGTGTCCTGCTGGGTGGATTTCTCCTGCTGttggcagcactgccctgctggAATGCCTGCACCAATCAGGGCTCCAAGCTGCCTCCAAATACTTACTCCTACAAAGTTGCATCTAATGCTTAG